The following is a genomic window from Butyricimonas faecihominis.
AAGAACTCGTTGCCCACCAGTTGCACGAGCTAAGCCACCGCAAGGACAATGCCTTTGTCGAGGTAAACTGTGCCGCCATCCCCTCGGAACTCATCGAGAGCGAGTTATTCGGGCATGAGAAAGGTTCTTTCACCTCGGCCATCAAGCAAAAGAAAGGAAAATTCGAACTCGCCAACGGGGGAACGCTCTTTCTCGACGAGATCGGCGACATGAGCCTCAACGCCCAAGCCAAAGTGCTGAGAGCTTTGCAGGAACAAAAGATAACCCGTGTCGGTGGGGATGCCGATATTAATGTAGACGTGCGAGTCATTGCCGCCACGAACAAGAATTTGAAAGAAGAAATCAAGAAGGGAAATTTCCGGGAAGACCTCTATCACCGGTTAAGCGTGATTATTATTGACGTACCTCCTTTGTGCCAACGTCTGGAAGACATTGATGCTTTGGCCAATCACTTCTTGACAGAAGTATGTACAGAAATGGGCATCGCCCCCAAAACGCTTTCCCCCGATGCCATCACCGCACTGAAGGAGTGCGAATGGACGGGTAATATCCGTGAACTACGTAACGTCGTGGAACGATTGGTCATTCTTTGTGGCAACACTATTACCCGGGAAGACGTGAGGATGTACAGATAATGGGAAAGATAAAAGAAAAAAGATAAAAACTAAAAGTTGAAAAACCTGTAACTTGTAACTTGCTAACCTGTAACTCGCCGGGCGAATCCCGGCAGGAATCTAAAATTTAAAATTAGCTCGTTTTATGGGAAAAGATAATAAACTACATATTATATTATTGGGCCGGAGAAACAGCGGGAAAAGCTCGCTGATAAATGCCCTGACTGGTCAGAATATTGCCATCGTTTCGGATGTGGCCGGAACCACTACCGACCTCGTGAAAAGAAGTTATGAAATCCCGGACTTCGCCTCCGTTATCTTTATCGACACGGCAGGCATCGACGACACGGGAACTTTGGGTGAAATGCGGGTGGAAAAAACCCGGAATGCTATATCTCAAGCTGATATGGCCCTACTCGTGATCACGGATAACCGTTTTGAAGAACCCGAACAACAACTTGCTGAACAGTTAAAGAAACTGGAAACCCCGTTTCTAGTAATCCACAACAAACGTGACGAAGTCGCCTTGATTCCCGATTTAAAGGAAAAATTAACGGCTACCTACAACTGTCCCGTGATTGACTTCTCCACCCGGGAAGACAACACAACCCCGATCCTAGATGCACTGAAAAGTGTATGGAAAAAAGACAACGCCCCGAAATCTTTAATCGGTGATTTACTTACTCCCGGGGACATCGTGTTGCTGATCACCCCGATTGATTCCGAAGCTCCCGCCGGGCGACTCATCCTGCCGCAAGTACAGATGATCCGGGATATTCTCGACAACCATTGCATCTCCATCGTCTTGCAACCGGAAGAAGTCACTTCCTTTCTGGAAAAAACGGGTATCCGCCCCCGTCTTGCGATAGCCGACAGTCAAGTATTCCAAAAAGTGGCTGCCATCATCTCCCCGGAGATTCCCCTCACGAGTTTTAGCATCGTTCTTGCCCGCCACAAAGGAAACTTCAAGGCTTATCTCGCTGGGACACCCCGGATCGAGGAACTGAAAGAAGGGGATCGCATCCTGATGCTAGAGTCCTGCTCTCATCACGTTTCCTGCGAAGACATCGGCCGTCACAAGATTCCCCGTTGGTTACAAGAACACACCGGGAAGAACTTCCAGTTCGATTTCATCGTCGGTCTAGATGCGATCACTCGCCCCATCACCGACTATGCCATGGTTATCCAGTGCGGTGGTTGCATGATCACCGGGAAACAATTGAAGAATAGGCTCCAACCTGCCATCGACGCGGGAATACCTGTTAGTAATTATGGAATGACGATTGCTTACCTACATGGAATATTCGAAAGGGCAACTAAAGAACTTACTGATTTTAAATTTTAGATTTTAAATTTAAAATTGAGCTACCCCCTCTGGCTCCCCTTACACAAGCGAAGAGGAGTTAAAGGAGGTAGTTAAAGAGGTTTCCTCGTGCGACCTAATCTAAAATCTAAATTATTAAATCGTTATCCCGAACCCTACCGCAAAAGGTCGCAACTCCGGTGCCCGATTCTTGTTAAACATATTGGTCAACGAGTAATTTCCCCAGATACACACACCACGGTAGCCAACCCGGAGCGTATAATCAACTTTAAAAGGAACCATCCCATAACTCCCGTTCTCTTTCAGTTTACGTTTATTTCCCTTCTCGCTCGTGTAAACGACTTTTGTCTTGGAGTGCAGGCGGATTCCCCCGATAAACCCAGTGGAGACATAAAACCTTTTCCAATGTGGAGCTGGGATTTGTTTTTCCAACATCAAAGGTATCGTTAAATAAAGAGCTTTGAAAGTACTCCGTTTCACCTCCTCGATCCCCAAGTCGGACAATGGCACAGCGTGAAGCATCTCGCCTTTCTTGCGGCGGACAGTTATATCACCGTCAAAACACAGGCGGGAGTAGTCAAGGCCGAATCCCGTGAATATACCGAAACGCTGCCGGGGACTCAACCCAAAACTAAACTTGGCAAAGTTGAAGTGCATCGTGAACGAGCTAGCCCAGTCCAGCTCCATGAAGTCATTCCCGCCATACTTGGAATAATTGGTTTTCCCGAAATTCACGAACCCGAAATAGAACCCGTTCCAATGCCCGCGAAACTTGTTCGGACGAGGCACCTTACCGGAAAGAGTATTGAACACTCTAGAATCTAAGGGAGGTTTGACCACGTTGTTTCTCCTTTCTTCTTCGCTTTCCCGCACCGTGTTGTCCCAGATAATCATTTCTGTTTCCTTGCCGAGGGTGTCGATGACCTGCCCTTTCACGCGAATAGTGTCCTTCCGCCAGCCGTCGTTGACAATCACGCTATCCCGTTGCCCCGCGGCAGACAGTCCACACACCATCAAAATGATAAAAGCTGCTATTATTCTCATAACCTTATTTTTATTTCTTACATGACGTTTAAGTT
Proteins encoded in this region:
- a CDS encoding sigma-54-dependent transcriptional regulator, which produces MTKILVIDDERSIRNSMKDILQYEGHEVVLAENGMEGLVSVKSEKPDIVFCDIKMPKMEGIEVLERIKEFSADTPVIMISGHGTIDTAIEAIRKGAYDFIEKPLDLNRILITIKNATDKHLLIHETKTLKNKVSKKYDMIGNSEALNHIRAMIDKVAVSDARILVTGPNGSGKELVAHQLHELSHRKDNAFVEVNCAAIPSELIESELFGHEKGSFTSAIKQKKGKFELANGGTLFLDEIGDMSLNAQAKVLRALQEQKITRVGGDADINVDVRVIAATNKNLKEEIKKGNFREDLYHRLSVIIIDVPPLCQRLEDIDALANHFLTEVCTEMGIAPKTLSPDAITALKECEWTGNIRELRNVVERLVILCGNTITREDVRMYR
- the hydF gene encoding [FeFe] hydrogenase H-cluster maturation GTPase HydF; its protein translation is MGKDNKLHIILLGRRNSGKSSLINALTGQNIAIVSDVAGTTTDLVKRSYEIPDFASVIFIDTAGIDDTGTLGEMRVEKTRNAISQADMALLVITDNRFEEPEQQLAEQLKKLETPFLVIHNKRDEVALIPDLKEKLTATYNCPVIDFSTREDNTTPILDALKSVWKKDNAPKSLIGDLLTPGDIVLLITPIDSEAPAGRLILPQVQMIRDILDNHCISIVLQPEEVTSFLEKTGIRPRLAIADSQVFQKVAAIISPEIPLTSFSIVLARHKGNFKAYLAGTPRIEELKEGDRILMLESCSHHVSCEDIGRHKIPRWLQEHTGKNFQFDFIVGLDAITRPITDYAMVIQCGGCMITGKQLKNRLQPAIDAGIPVSNYGMTIAYLHGIFERATKELTDFKF